In the Bos indicus x Bos taurus breed Angus x Brahman F1 hybrid chromosome 20, Bos_hybrid_MaternalHap_v2.0, whole genome shotgun sequence genome, one interval contains:
- the LOC113878952 gene encoding heterogeneous nuclear ribonucleoprotein A1, whose translation MSKSESPKEPEQLRKLFIGGLSFETTDESLRSHFEQWGTLTDCVVMRDPNTKRSRGFGFVTYATVEEVDAAMNARPHKVDGRVVEPKRAVSREDSQRPGAHLTVKKIFVGGIKEDTEEHHLRDYFEQYGKIEVIEIMTDRGSGKKRGFAFVTFDDHDSVDKIVIQKYHTVNGHNCEVRKALSKQEMASASSSQRGRSGSGNFGGGRGGGFGGNDNFGRGGNFSGRGGFGGSRGGGGYGGSGDGYNGFGNDGSNFGGGGSYNDFGNYNNQSSNFGPMKGGNFGGRSSGPYGGGGQYFAKPRNQGGYGGSSSSSSYGSGRRF comes from the coding sequence ATGTCTAAATCAGAGTCTCCCAAAGAGCCCGAACAGCTGCGGAAGCTCTTCATCGGAGGATTGAGCTTTGAAACAACCGATGAGAGTCTGAGGAGCCATTTTGAGCAATGGGGAACGCTCACAGACTGTGTGGTAATGAGGGATCCAAACACCAAGCGCTCCAGAGGCTTCGGGTTTGTCACGTACGCCACGGTGGAGGAGGTGGATGCGGCCATGAATGCAAGGCCACACAAGGTGGACGGAAGAGTTGTGGAACCAAAGAGGGCCGTCTCAAGAGAAGATTCTCAAAGACCTGGTGCCCACTTAACTGTGAAAAAGATTTTTGTTGGTGGCATTAAAGAAGACACTGAAGAACATCACCTGAGAGATTATTTTGAACAGTACGGGAAAATTGAAGTAATTGAAATCATGACTGACCGAGGCAGTGGCAAAAAGAGAGGCTTTGCTTTTGTAACCTTTGATGACCATGACTCCGTAGACAAGATTGTCATTCAGAAATACCACACTGTGAATGGCCACAACTGTGAAGTGAGAAAAGCCCTGTCTAAGCAAGAGAtggctagtgcttcatccagccagagaGGTCGAAGTGGTTCTGGAAACTTTGGTGGCGGTCGTGGAGGTGGTTTTGGTGGGAATGACAACTTTGGTCGTGGAGGAAACTTCAGTGGTCGAGGTGGCTTTGGTGGCAGCCGTGGTGGTGGCGGATATGGTGGCAGTGGGGATGGATATAATGGATTTGGTAATGACGGAAGCAATTTTGGAGGTGGCGGAAGCTACAATGATTTTGGCAATTACAACAATCAATCTTCAAATTTTGGACCCATGAAAGGAGGAAACTTTGGAGGCAGAAGTTCTGGCCCCTATGGTGGTGGAGGCCAATACTTTGCCAAACCACGAAACCAAGGTGGCTATGGTggctccagcagcagcagtagctatggCAGTGGCAGAAGGTTTTAA